Proteins from one Streptomyces genisteinicus genomic window:
- a CDS encoding MBL fold metallo-hydrolase translates to MDVAWEDLGWERLADGVARRRLPGWDATVGVVAGEDAVLLYDTGSTLREGAGIRRELQSLLGRRVTHVALSHPHFDHVLGTAVFAGAEVYGAVGLDGLLRREGDALRQDAVRHGVSPEEAAEAADVLVVPHHAVSGECAIDLGGRQAVLADAGPGHSGHDLALLVPGTPDVVFCGDLVEESGEPQAGPDAVGPRWPAALDRLLALGGPHARYVPGHGAVVDAEFVRRQRGELAARFGVS, encoded by the coding sequence ATGGACGTCGCATGGGAAGACCTCGGCTGGGAACGGCTGGCGGACGGCGTCGCCCGCCGCAGGCTGCCCGGCTGGGACGCGACCGTCGGCGTGGTCGCCGGCGAGGACGCGGTGCTGCTCTACGACACGGGATCCACCCTCCGCGAGGGCGCCGGGATCCGGCGCGAACTGCAGTCCCTGCTGGGCCGCCGAGTGACACATGTCGCACTGAGCCACCCCCACTTCGACCACGTCCTCGGCACGGCCGTCTTCGCGGGGGCCGAGGTCTACGGGGCGGTGGGCCTGGACGGGCTGCTGCGGCGGGAGGGCGACGCCCTCCGGCAGGACGCCGTGCGGCACGGGGTGTCGCCCGAGGAGGCCGCCGAGGCTGCGGACGTGCTGGTCGTGCCGCACCACGCGGTGAGCGGCGAGTGCGCGATCGACCTGGGCGGCCGGCAGGCGGTGCTCGCCGACGCGGGCCCCGGCCACAGTGGCCACGACCTGGCGCTCCTGGTGCCCGGCACCCCGGACGTCGTGTTCTGCGGCGATCTCGTGGAGGAGTCCGGGGAGCCGCAGGCGGGGCCGGACGCGGTCGGTCCGCGCTGGCCGGCCGCGCTCGACCGGCTGCTGGCCCTCGGCGGCCCCCACGCGCGGTACGTGCCGGGTCACGGGGCGGTCGTGGACGCGGAGTTCGTCCGCCGGCAGCGCGGTGAACTGGCGGCGCGTTTCGGCGTGTCGTAG
- a CDS encoding ATP-binding SpoIIE family protein phosphatase yields MQRETGSRTSPTSPGWSDPGDHGVRVCLPGNLLAPATARRLVRAAVADWTLLGALDPCARCRGHGGCPPGVPCAERMADDAALVAGELVTNAVVHAGTAAELLCRYDGPEGGEPAALVVEVCDHHPDRPVHSHPHGSEQSGTPDYGRGLHLVAAFAERWGVTYRAAVKSVWARIPLDGRGSRPRPGAAAAADGPVHTGEAVLDLPPGRDEWDWLARGGAASFLAEASDLLAGQLDEDMVAALAGQLLVPRLADWCAVWLDDEGGHHGPRAGGRRPPAPRLAGVWHRDESRTEQLKEALGGEAPKPPEPGAGGPQPVPWPAGDGTGATSGAAVAYRLAVGARSLGVLVAGRTGAVRLPEEVTALVEDFTRRVALAVSSAREYTRQATISKVLQRGLLPSKVGSIPGVDTCLVYEPSGDGVVGGDFYDVFQAGSSGRWCFVLGDVQGSGPEAAVVTGLARPWLRLLAREGYQVGQVLDRLNGLLLDDAVEAAEAAALYATGGAPGAGLPDGHHSRFLSLLYGEVVPASDGSGGARCTLASAGHPLPLLLRPGGSVTPVAESQLLLGVVDDDAYRSTTFDLAPGDTLLCVTDGVTERRSGARMFDDEDGLAAVLAGCAGLPAQAVADRIRAAVHAFAPTPPGDDLALLVLQARAAD; encoded by the coding sequence TTGCAGCGAGAGACCGGCAGCCGCACGTCACCCACGTCCCCGGGGTGGTCCGACCCGGGTGACCACGGGGTGCGCGTCTGCCTGCCCGGCAACCTGCTCGCGCCCGCCACCGCCCGGCGGCTGGTACGGGCGGCCGTGGCCGACTGGACGCTGCTGGGCGCGCTCGACCCGTGCGCCCGCTGCCGCGGACACGGCGGATGCCCGCCCGGCGTGCCCTGCGCCGAGCGGATGGCGGACGACGCGGCCCTGGTCGCCGGCGAGCTGGTCACCAACGCCGTCGTCCACGCCGGCACGGCGGCGGAGCTGCTCTGCCGCTACGACGGCCCCGAGGGCGGCGAGCCCGCCGCGCTGGTCGTCGAGGTCTGCGACCACCACCCCGACCGGCCGGTGCACAGCCACCCGCACGGCTCCGAGCAGTCCGGCACCCCCGACTACGGGCGCGGCCTCCACCTGGTCGCCGCGTTCGCCGAGCGGTGGGGCGTCACCTACCGCGCCGCCGTGAAGTCGGTCTGGGCGCGGATCCCCCTCGACGGCCGGGGCAGCCGTCCGCGCCCCGGGGCCGCGGCCGCCGCCGACGGTCCGGTGCACACCGGCGAGGCGGTGCTCGACCTGCCGCCGGGCCGCGACGAATGGGACTGGCTGGCCCGCGGCGGCGCTGCGTCCTTCCTGGCCGAGGCGTCCGACCTGCTGGCCGGCCAGCTCGACGAGGACATGGTCGCCGCGCTCGCCGGCCAGCTGCTCGTCCCGCGGCTCGCCGACTGGTGCGCCGTGTGGCTGGACGACGAGGGCGGGCACCACGGACCGCGTGCGGGCGGCCGGCGGCCGCCCGCTCCCCGGCTCGCGGGCGTCTGGCACCGCGACGAGTCCCGGACCGAGCAGCTGAAGGAGGCCCTCGGCGGGGAGGCGCCCAAGCCGCCCGAACCGGGTGCCGGGGGCCCGCAGCCCGTCCCGTGGCCCGCGGGCGACGGCACGGGCGCCACCTCCGGCGCCGCGGTGGCGTACCGGCTGGCGGTCGGCGCCCGCTCCCTCGGCGTCCTCGTCGCCGGGCGGACCGGCGCCGTCCGGCTGCCCGAGGAGGTGACCGCCCTCGTCGAGGACTTCACCCGCCGGGTCGCCCTCGCCGTCAGCTCGGCCCGCGAGTACACCCGCCAGGCGACCATCAGCAAGGTCCTCCAGCGCGGCCTGCTGCCCAGCAAGGTGGGCAGCATCCCCGGCGTGGACACCTGCCTGGTGTACGAGCCCAGCGGCGACGGCGTCGTCGGCGGCGACTTCTACGACGTCTTCCAGGCCGGCTCCTCCGGCCGCTGGTGCTTCGTCCTCGGGGACGTCCAGGGCAGCGGCCCGGAGGCCGCCGTGGTGACCGGCCTCGCCCGCCCCTGGCTGCGGCTGCTCGCCCGCGAGGGCTACCAGGTGGGCCAGGTCCTGGACCGCCTGAACGGCCTCCTCCTCGACGACGCCGTGGAGGCCGCGGAGGCCGCCGCCCTCTACGCGACGGGCGGCGCGCCCGGCGCCGGACTGCCCGACGGCCACCACTCCCGCTTCCTGTCCCTGCTCTACGGCGAGGTCGTCCCCGCGTCCGACGGCTCCGGCGGCGCGCGCTGCACCCTCGCCAGCGCCGGCCACCCGCTGCCCCTGCTGCTGCGGCCCGGCGGCTCGGTCACCCCCGTCGCCGAGTCCCAGCTGCTGCTCGGCGTCGTCGACGACGACGCGTACCGCAGCACCACCTTCGACCTGGCCCCCGGGGACACGCTGCTGTGCGTCACCGACGGGGTGACCGAGCGGCGCTCGGGGGCGCGGATGTTCGACGACGAGGACGGTCTCGCGGCGGTGCTGGCCGGGTGCGCGGGGCTGCCCGCGCAGGCCGTCGCGGACCGCATCAGGGCGGCGGTGCACGCGTTCGCCCCGACGCCGCCCGGCGACGACCTGGCCCTGCTGGTCCTCCAGGCCAGGGCCGCCGACTGA
- the hrcA gene encoding heat-inducible transcriptional repressor HrcA, with protein sequence MLSERRLEVLRAIVQDYVGTEEPVGSKALTERHRLGVSPATVRNDMAVLEEEGFIAQPHTSAGRIPTDKGYRLFVDRLAGVKPLSTPERRAIQNFLDGAVDLDDVVARTVRLLAQLTRQVAVVQYPSLTRSTVRHVELLSLAPARLMLVLITDTGRVEQRLVDCPAPFGETSLADLRARLNSRVVGRRFADVPTLVQDLPESFEAEDRGTVSTVLATLLETLVEETEERLMIGGTANLTRFGHDFPLTIRPVLEALEEQVVLLKLLGEAKESGMTVRIGHENAHEGLNSTSVVSVGYGSGGEAVAKLGVVGPTRMDYPGTMGAVRAVARYVGQILAES encoded by the coding sequence ATGCTCAGCGAACGCAGGCTCGAGGTGCTGCGCGCCATCGTCCAGGACTACGTCGGCACCGAGGAGCCCGTCGGCTCCAAGGCGCTGACCGAGCGGCACCGGCTGGGCGTCTCCCCGGCCACCGTGCGCAACGACATGGCCGTGCTGGAGGAGGAGGGCTTCATCGCCCAGCCGCACACCAGCGCGGGCCGGATCCCCACGGACAAGGGCTACCGCCTCTTCGTCGACAGACTCGCCGGAGTGAAGCCCCTGTCCACCCCGGAGCGCCGGGCCATCCAGAACTTCCTCGACGGGGCCGTCGACCTCGACGACGTCGTCGCGCGCACGGTGCGGCTGCTCGCGCAGCTGACGCGCCAGGTCGCCGTCGTGCAGTACCCGTCGCTGACCCGCTCGACGGTCCGGCACGTGGAACTGCTGTCGCTGGCCCCCGCCCGCCTGATGCTCGTGCTGATCACGGACACGGGACGGGTGGAGCAGCGGCTGGTCGACTGCCCGGCGCCGTTCGGCGAGACCTCCCTCGCCGACCTGCGGGCCCGGCTCAACAGCCGGGTCGTCGGGCGCCGCTTCGCGGACGTGCCGACGCTGGTGCAGGACCTGCCGGAGTCGTTCGAGGCCGAGGACCGCGGGACGGTCTCCACGGTCCTCGCGACCCTGCTGGAGACCCTGGTGGAGGAGACCGAGGAACGGCTCATGATCGGCGGCACCGCCAATCTGACCCGCTTCGGTCACGACTTCCCCCTGACGATCAGGCCGGTGCTGGAGGCGCTGGAGGAGCAGGTCGTGCTCCTCAAGCTGCTCGGCGAGGCCAAGGAATCGGGCATGACCGTGAGAATCGGGCACGAGAACGCCCACGAGGGACTGAACTCCACGTCCGTCGTCTCGGTCGGTTACGGTTCGGGCGGCGAAGCAGTCGCCAAACTCGGCGTGGTCGGACCGACCCGCATGGACTACCCCGGAACGATGGGAGCGGTACGCGCAGTGGCACGTTACGTCGGACAGATCCTGGCGGAGTCGTAA
- a CDS encoding DUF3097 domain-containing protein, whose translation MRSYSPDLTPPWKRRTPAPEVPAEPDLVVEEVSTGFCGAVVRCEAGTVTLEDRFGKHRVFPMEPRGFLLEGRTVTLVRPPSDAPARPSRTASGSVAVPGARARVARAGRIYVEGRHDAELVERVWGDDLRVEGVVVEYLEGVDDLPAIVESFGPGPDARLGVLVDHLVTGSKESRIAAAVTDPHVLVVGHPYIDVWEAVKPASVGIPAWPSVPRGQDWKTGVCRALGWPENTGAAWQHILSRVRSYKDLEPELLGRVEELIDFVTEPEG comes from the coding sequence ATGCGCAGCTACAGCCCTGATCTGACGCCGCCCTGGAAGCGGCGGACCCCCGCCCCCGAGGTCCCGGCCGAGCCGGACCTGGTGGTCGAGGAGGTCTCCACCGGCTTCTGCGGGGCGGTCGTCCGCTGCGAGGCGGGGACGGTCACCCTGGAGGACCGCTTCGGCAAGCACCGGGTCTTCCCGATGGAGCCGCGCGGCTTCCTGCTGGAGGGCCGGACCGTGACCCTGGTGCGGCCCCCGTCCGACGCCCCGGCGCGCCCCTCCCGGACGGCCTCGGGTTCGGTCGCGGTCCCGGGTGCCCGAGCGCGCGTCGCCCGGGCCGGACGCATCTACGTGGAGGGCCGCCACGACGCCGAACTGGTCGAGCGCGTCTGGGGCGACGACCTGCGCGTCGAGGGCGTCGTCGTCGAGTACCTGGAGGGCGTCGACGACCTGCCCGCGATCGTCGAGAGCTTCGGGCCCGGGCCGGACGCCCGCCTCGGCGTGCTGGTCGACCACCTGGTCACCGGATCGAAGGAGTCCCGGATCGCCGCCGCCGTGACCGACCCGCACGTGCTCGTGGTCGGCCATCCGTACATCGACGTGTGGGAGGCCGTGAAGCCGGCCTCGGTCGGGATCCCCGCCTGGCCCTCGGTCCCCCGGGGCCAGGACTGGAAGACGGGCGTCTGCCGCGCCCTGGGCTGGCCGGAGAACACGGGCGCCGCCTGGCAGCACATCCTCTCCCGCGTCCGCTCCTACAAGGACCTGGAACCGGAGCTGCTGGGGCGGGTGGAGGAGCTGATCGACTTCGTCACGGAGCCGGAGGGGTAG
- a CDS encoding nitronate monooxygenase, giving the protein MSSALTGLSRHPIVQAPMAGGASCPELAAAVCEAGALGFLAAGYRTADGVRQEILRLRSLTSRPFGVNLFMPHSGADPAAVGRYRDRLAGESARYGTPLGDPCAGGDDDYAAKLAVLADDPVAVVSFTFGCPSRETLAALAAAGTTTVVTVTTPEEALAAERAGAGAVCVQGAEAGGHQGSHRDDPDSGGALGLLALLGLVRESVRLPVIAAGGLMRGSQIAAVLAAGASAAQLGTAFLVCPESGAHPLHKQAMTDPLFTRTESTRAFSGRPARGLVNRFVREHGPYAPAAAYPEIHHLTAPLRRAAAAAGDAQGMALWAGQGHRLARELPAGRLVDVLAAELDSARAPLAEEGTR; this is encoded by the coding sequence ATGTCGTCCGCGCTGACCGGTCTGAGCCGCCACCCGATCGTGCAGGCGCCCATGGCGGGCGGCGCCTCGTGCCCCGAGCTGGCCGCCGCCGTCTGCGAGGCCGGCGCTCTCGGTTTCCTCGCCGCCGGCTACCGGACCGCGGACGGTGTGCGCCAGGAGATCCTGCGGCTCCGGTCCCTCACCTCCCGGCCGTTCGGCGTGAACCTCTTCATGCCGCACTCCGGCGCCGACCCGGCCGCCGTCGGCCGGTACCGCGACCGGCTCGCGGGCGAGAGCGCCCGGTACGGGACGCCCCTCGGCGACCCGTGCGCGGGAGGCGACGACGACTACGCGGCGAAGCTGGCCGTCCTCGCCGACGACCCCGTCGCGGTGGTCTCCTTCACCTTCGGCTGCCCTTCCCGCGAGACCCTCGCCGCGCTCGCCGCCGCCGGCACCACGACCGTGGTCACCGTCACCACGCCCGAGGAGGCGCTGGCCGCCGAGCGGGCCGGCGCCGGCGCGGTGTGCGTCCAGGGGGCCGAGGCCGGCGGACACCAGGGGAGCCACCGCGACGACCCGGACTCCGGCGGCGCCCTCGGCCTCCTCGCCCTCCTCGGCCTGGTGCGGGAGAGCGTCCGGCTGCCGGTGATCGCCGCGGGCGGCCTGATGCGCGGATCGCAGATCGCCGCCGTGCTCGCCGCCGGCGCGAGCGCCGCCCAGCTCGGCACCGCCTTCCTGGTCTGCCCCGAGTCCGGGGCGCACCCCCTGCACAAGCAGGCGATGACCGATCCGCTGTTCACCCGCACGGAGTCGACCCGGGCCTTCTCCGGCAGGCCCGCCCGCGGCCTGGTCAACCGGTTCGTGCGCGAACACGGCCCGTACGCTCCGGCCGCCGCGTACCCGGAGATCCACCACCTCACCGCGCCGCTGCGCAGGGCGGCGGCGGCCGCCGGCGATGCGCAGGGCATGGCGCTGTGGGCGGGGCAGGGCCACCGGCTGGCCCGCGAGCTGCCCGCCGGGCGGCTCGTCGACGTCCTCGCCGCCGAACTCGACTCCGCGCGGGCCCCGCTCGCCGAGGAAGGGACCCGATGA
- a CDS encoding 16S rRNA (uracil(1498)-N(3))-methyltransferase, with amino-acid sequence MTAPVFVVDSLDGVAPGALVTLDGPEGRHAVSVRRLAPGEEIVLTDGAGRGAAGTVHATEGRDRLTVQVRDCPAEPEPRPRITVVQALPKGDRGELAVETMTETGVDAVVPWAAARCITQWKGERGAKSLAKWRSTAREAGKQARRLRFPEVAEAATTKQVAALLAAADFAAVLHEEGAEPLAGAELPASGSIVLVVGPEGGVSPDELAAFAAAGARPYRLGRTVLRTSTAGTAATALLLGRTGRWS; translated from the coding sequence ATGACCGCCCCCGTTTTCGTCGTCGACTCGCTCGACGGCGTCGCTCCCGGCGCCCTCGTCACGCTGGACGGCCCCGAGGGCCGGCACGCCGTCTCGGTGCGCCGGCTGGCACCCGGCGAGGAGATCGTCCTGACCGACGGCGCGGGCCGCGGCGCCGCGGGCACCGTGCACGCGACGGAAGGCCGGGACCGGCTCACCGTCCAGGTGCGTGACTGCCCCGCCGAGCCCGAACCCCGGCCCCGCATCACCGTCGTCCAGGCGCTGCCCAAGGGCGACCGCGGCGAACTCGCCGTGGAGACCATGACGGAGACCGGCGTCGACGCGGTGGTGCCCTGGGCCGCCGCCCGCTGCATCACCCAGTGGAAGGGCGAGCGCGGCGCCAAGTCCCTCGCCAAATGGCGTTCCACGGCCCGGGAGGCGGGCAAGCAGGCGCGCAGGCTGCGGTTCCCCGAGGTGGCGGAGGCGGCGACGACCAAGCAGGTCGCGGCACTTCTGGCCGCCGCGGATTTCGCCGCCGTGCTGCACGAGGAGGGCGCCGAGCCGCTCGCCGGGGCCGAACTGCCCGCGTCCGGCTCGATCGTGCTCGTCGTGGGGCCCGAAGGCGGCGTCTCGCCGGACGAGTTGGCGGCCTTCGCCGCTGCGGGCGCCCGGCCCTACCGGCTGGGCCGCACCGTGCTGCGCACCTCGACGGCGGGCACGGCGGCGACCGCGCTGCTGCTGGGGCGCACCGGCCGCTGGTCCTGA
- the dnaJ gene encoding molecular chaperone DnaJ: protein MATDYYAVLGVRRDASQDEIKKAFRRLARELHPDVNPDPKTQERFKEINAAYEVLSDPQKKQVYDLGGDPLSQAGGGAGGFGAGGFGNFSDIMDAFFGTASQRGPRSRTRRGQDAMIRLEIDLNEAAFGTTKDIQVDTAVVCTTCSGEGAAPGTSAQTCDMCRGRGEVSQVTRSFLGQVMTSRPCPQCQGFGTVVPTPCPECAGDGRIRSRRTLTVKIPAGVDNGTRIQLAGEGEVGPGGGPAGDLYVEIHEIAHPVFQRRGDDLHCTVTIPMTAAALGTKCPLETLDGLEEVDIRPGTQSGQSIPLHGRGITHLRGGGRGDLIVHVEVTTPTKLDPEQERLLREIAKLRGEERPTGQFQPGQQGLFSRLKDAFNGR from the coding sequence GTGGCCACGGACTACTACGCCGTACTCGGCGTACGCCGCGACGCGTCCCAGGACGAGATCAAGAAGGCCTTCCGCCGTCTTGCGCGCGAACTCCACCCGGATGTGAATCCGGATCCGAAGACGCAGGAGCGCTTCAAGGAGATCAACGCCGCGTACGAGGTGCTGTCGGACCCGCAGAAGAAGCAGGTCTACGACCTCGGCGGCGACCCGCTGTCCCAGGCGGGCGGCGGCGCGGGCGGCTTCGGGGCGGGTGGCTTCGGCAACTTCTCCGACATCATGGACGCCTTCTTCGGCACGGCTTCGCAGCGCGGCCCGCGCTCGCGCACCCGGCGCGGCCAGGACGCGATGATCCGGCTGGAGATCGACCTCAACGAGGCCGCCTTCGGCACCACCAAGGACATCCAGGTCGACACGGCCGTGGTCTGCACCACCTGCTCCGGCGAGGGTGCGGCACCGGGGACCTCCGCGCAGACCTGTGACATGTGCCGCGGCCGCGGCGAGGTCTCCCAGGTGACCCGGTCCTTCCTCGGCCAGGTCATGACCTCACGCCCCTGCCCGCAGTGCCAGGGCTTCGGCACGGTCGTGCCCACGCCGTGCCCGGAGTGCGCCGGAGACGGCCGCATCCGCTCCCGCCGCACGCTCACCGTGAAGATCCCGGCGGGCGTGGACAACGGCACCCGCATCCAGCTCGCGGGCGAGGGCGAGGTCGGCCCCGGCGGCGGCCCCGCCGGCGACCTGTACGTGGAGATCCACGAGATCGCCCACCCCGTCTTCCAGCGGCGCGGCGACGACCTCCACTGCACGGTGACCATCCCCATGACGGCGGCGGCCCTGGGCACCAAGTGCCCGCTGGAGACGCTCGACGGCCTGGAGGAGGTCGACATCCGGCCCGGCACCCAGTCCGGCCAGTCGATCCCGCTGCACGGGCGCGGCATCACGCATCTGCGCGGCGGCGGCCGCGGCGACCTGATCGTGCACGTCGAGGTCACCACGCCGACGAAGCTCGACCCGGAGCAGGAGCGCCTGCTGCGGGAGATCGCCAAGCTGCGCGGCGAGGAGCGTCCGACGGGCCAGTTCCAGCCGGGACAGCAGGGTCTCTTCTCGCGTCTGAAGGACGCCTTCAACGGCCGCTGA
- the hemW gene encoding radical SAM family heme chaperone HemW — MPSVLPDGEPVPDDGTLPASALAGAGERPLAFYLHVPYCATRCGYCDFNTYTATELRGSGGVLASRDNYADTLADEVRLARKVLGDDPRPVRTVFVGGGTPTLLAAGDLVRMLDAVRQEFGLADDAEITTEANPESVDPAYLATLREGGFNRISFGMQSARQHVLKVLDRTHTPGRPEACVAEARAAGFDHVNLDLIYGTPGESDDDWRASLSAAVGAGPDHVSAYALIVEEGTGLARRIKRGEVPMTDDDVHADRYLIADEVLGAAGFDWYEVSNWATSEAGRCLHNELYWRGADWWGAGPGAHSHVGGVRWWNVKHPGAYAAALAGGRSPGAGRELLTDEDRRVERILLELRLREGVPLSLLREAGLAAAGQALRDGLLEPGPYAAGRAVLTLRGRLLADAVVRDLVD; from the coding sequence ATGCCTTCCGTACTGCCCGACGGCGAGCCCGTGCCCGACGACGGCACGCTCCCCGCGTCCGCGCTCGCCGGCGCCGGCGAGCGGCCGCTCGCGTTCTACCTGCACGTGCCCTACTGCGCGACCCGATGCGGCTACTGCGACTTCAACACCTACACCGCCACCGAGCTGCGCGGGTCCGGCGGAGTGCTCGCCTCGCGCGACAACTACGCCGACACCCTCGCCGACGAGGTCCGGCTCGCCCGCAAGGTGCTGGGCGACGACCCCCGCCCGGTGCGCACGGTCTTCGTCGGCGGCGGCACGCCGACTCTGCTGGCCGCGGGTGACCTGGTGCGCATGCTGGACGCCGTGCGGCAGGAGTTCGGCCTCGCCGACGACGCGGAGATCACCACGGAGGCCAACCCCGAGTCGGTGGACCCCGCCTATCTGGCCACGCTGCGCGAGGGCGGCTTCAACCGGATCTCCTTCGGCATGCAGAGCGCCCGGCAGCACGTGCTCAAGGTGCTGGACCGCACCCACACCCCCGGCCGGCCCGAGGCCTGCGTGGCCGAGGCCCGCGCCGCCGGCTTCGACCACGTCAACCTCGACCTGATCTACGGCACTCCCGGCGAGAGCGACGACGACTGGCGGGCGTCGCTGAGCGCCGCGGTCGGCGCGGGTCCGGACCATGTGTCGGCGTACGCCCTCATCGTCGAGGAGGGCACCGGACTGGCCCGCCGCATCAAGCGCGGCGAGGTCCCGATGACCGACGACGACGTGCACGCCGACCGCTACCTGATCGCCGACGAGGTGCTCGGCGCGGCGGGCTTCGACTGGTACGAGGTGTCCAACTGGGCCACGTCCGAGGCCGGGCGCTGCCTCCACAACGAGCTGTACTGGCGCGGAGCCGACTGGTGGGGCGCCGGCCCCGGGGCGCACAGCCACGTCGGCGGCGTGCGCTGGTGGAACGTCAAGCATCCCGGCGCATACGCGGCCGCCCTGGCCGGGGGCCGTTCCCCCGGCGCGGGGCGCGAGCTGCTGACGGACGAGGACCGGCGCGTCGAGCGCATCCTGCTGGAGCTGCGGCTGCGCGAGGGCGTGCCGCTGTCCCTGCTGCGCGAGGCGGGCCTGGCCGCCGCCGGCCAGGCCCTGCGCGACGGCCTGCTGGAGCCGGGGCCCTACGCGGCCGGCCGCGCCGTGCTGACCCTGCGGGGACGCCTGCTGGCGGACGCGGTCGTCCGGGACCTGGTCGACTGA
- a CDS encoding AMP-dependent synthetase/ligase: protein MSETQTQIENRPPSVASLFAERVAATPDGEAYRYPVPPSSGSGPDEWKSLSWGRAADRVYAIAAGLIELGVAPEDRVALASATRVEWILADLGVMCAGGATTTVYPSTNAEESAYILSDSDSRVLIAEDAAQLAKAREKRAELPALKHVVVIDTEGVGTDAGDPEGFVIGLADLEARGAAYLEKHPEAVKERIAAITADQLATLIYTSGTTGRPKGVRLPHDNWSYMAKAIAATGLVTEDDVQYLWLPLAHVFGKVLTSGQIEVGHVTAVDGRVDKIIENLPVVQPTYMAAVPRIFEKVYNGVAAKARAGGGAKYKIFQWAAGVAREYAKVTQDNFRRTGKASAPFGLSTKHKVADALVYSKLREAFGGRLRAAVSGSAALAPDIGYFFAGAGIHILEGYGLTESSAASFVNPGEAYRTGTVGKPVPGTEVRIADDGEILLRGPGIMEGYHGLPEKTAEVLEPDGWFHTGDIGELSADGYLRITDRKKDLIKTSGGKYIAPAEVEGQFKAVCPFVSNILVHGADRNFCTALIALDEPAILGWAADNGLGGKSYAEVVAAPQTEKLIEGYVARLNEGLQRWQTIKKFRLLPRDLDVEHGELTPSLKLKRPVVEKEYKHLIEDMYAGSREA from the coding sequence GTGAGCGAAACCCAGACCCAGATCGAGAACCGGCCGCCCTCGGTGGCGAGCCTCTTCGCCGAGCGCGTGGCGGCCACGCCCGACGGCGAGGCCTACCGCTACCCGGTGCCCCCGTCGTCGGGCAGCGGACCCGACGAGTGGAAGTCCCTGAGCTGGGGCCGGGCGGCGGACCGCGTCTACGCCATCGCGGCCGGCCTGATCGAGCTGGGTGTCGCCCCCGAGGACCGCGTCGCGCTCGCCTCCGCCACCCGGGTGGAGTGGATCCTGGCCGACCTCGGCGTGATGTGCGCCGGCGGCGCCACGACGACGGTCTACCCCTCCACCAACGCCGAGGAGTCGGCGTACATCCTCTCCGACTCCGACAGCCGGGTGCTGATCGCGGAGGACGCGGCGCAGCTGGCCAAGGCCCGTGAGAAGCGTGCCGAGCTGCCCGCCCTGAAGCACGTCGTGGTCATCGACACCGAGGGTGTCGGGACCGACGCCGGCGACCCCGAGGGCTTCGTGATCGGCCTCGCCGATCTGGAGGCCCGCGGCGCGGCCTACCTGGAGAAGCACCCGGAGGCCGTCAAGGAGCGGATCGCGGCCATCACCGCCGACCAGCTCGCGACCCTCATCTACACCTCGGGCACCACCGGCCGGCCCAAGGGCGTACGGCTCCCGCACGACAACTGGTCGTACATGGCCAAGGCGATCGCCGCCACCGGCCTGGTGACCGAGGACGACGTGCAGTACCTGTGGCTGCCGCTGGCCCACGTCTTCGGCAAGGTACTGACCTCGGGGCAGATCGAGGTCGGTCACGTCACCGCGGTCGACGGCCGCGTCGACAAGATCATCGAGAACCTCCCGGTCGTGCAGCCGACCTACATGGCCGCGGTGCCGCGCATCTTCGAGAAGGTCTACAACGGGGTCGCGGCGAAGGCCCGGGCCGGCGGCGGCGCCAAGTACAAGATCTTCCAGTGGGCGGCGGGCGTCGCCCGCGAGTACGCCAAGGTGACCCAGGACAACTTCCGCCGCACCGGCAAGGCCTCGGCGCCGTTCGGGCTGAGCACCAAGCACAAGGTCGCCGACGCGCTCGTCTACTCGAAGCTCCGCGAGGCCTTCGGCGGCCGGCTGCGCGCCGCCGTCTCCGGCTCGGCCGCCCTCGCCCCCGACATCGGCTACTTCTTCGCCGGCGCCGGCATCCACATCCTGGAGGGCTACGGCCTCACCGAGTCCAGCGCCGCCTCGTTCGTCAACCCGGGCGAGGCGTACCGCACCGGCACGGTCGGCAAGCCGGTCCCCGGCACCGAGGTGCGCATCGCGGACGACGGCGAGATCCTGCTGCGCGGCCCCGGCATCATGGAGGGCTACCACGGCCTGCCCGAGAAGACGGCCGAGGTCCTGGAGCCGGACGGCTGGTTCCACACCGGCGACATCGGCGAGCTCTCCGCCGACGGCTACCTGCGGATCACCGACCGCAAGAAGGACCTCATCAAGACCTCAGGCGGCAAGTACATCGCCCCGGCCGAGGTCGAGGGCCAGTTCAAGGCCGTCTGCCCGTTCGTCTCCAACATCCTGGTGCACGGCGCCGACCGGAACTTCTGCACCGCCCTGATCGCGCTCGACGAGCCGGCGATCCTCGGCTGGGCGGCCGACAACGGCCTCGGCGGCAAGTCCTACGCGGAGGTCGTGGCCGCCCCGCAGACCGAGAAGCTCATCGAGGGCTACGTGGCCCGCCTCAACGAGGGGCTCCAGCGCTGGCAGACCATCAAGAAGTTCCGCCTGCTGCCCCGCGACCTCGACGTCGAGCACGGTGAGCTGACGCCCAGCCTCAAGCTCAAGCGCCCGGTCGTGGAGAAGGAGTACAAGCACCTCATCGAGGACATGTACGCGGGCTCCCGCGAGGCGTAG